A DNA window from Mastomys coucha isolate ucsf_1 unplaced genomic scaffold, UCSF_Mcou_1 pScaffold21, whole genome shotgun sequence contains the following coding sequences:
- the Cdc42ep2 gene encoding cdc42 effector protein 2, with translation MSTKVPIYLKRGSRKGKKEKLRDLLSSDMISPPLGDFRHTIHIGSGGGDDMFGDISFLQGKFHLLPGTAVEEAEEDGSFDLPFQFTRTTTVCGRELPDGLSPLLKNAISLPVIGGPQALTLPTAQAPPKPPRLHLESPQPSPKSSPQEAGNVDVWRIPEAGSTHNGMSPEPEAEEPFLSHGSSLLSLHVDLGPSILDDVLQIMDQDLGRVQIPT, from the coding sequence ATGTCCACCAAGGTCCCCATCTATTTGAAACGTGGCAGCCGCAAAGGCAAGAAAGAGAAGCTTCGGGATCTGCTGTCCTCAGACATGATCAGCCCGCCACTTGGGGACTTCCGTCACACTATTCATATTGGCAGCGGTGGTGGAGATGACATGTTTGGGGACATCTCCTTCCTGCAGGGCAAGTTCCATCTCCTTCCAGGAACAGCAgtggaagaggctgaggaggatgGCAGCTTCGACCTTCCCTTCCAGTTTACTCGCACTACGACAGTGTGTGGGCGAGAGCTCCCCGATGGGCTGTCACCTCTGCTCAAAAACGCCATCTCCCTCCCTGTAATTGGTGGGCCCCAGGCCCTCACTCTGCCCACAGCCCAGGCTCCACCCAAGCCTCCTCGGTTGCACCTTGAGTCACCACAGCCTTCTCCAAAGTCCTCCCCACAGGAGGCAGGAAATGTGGACGTCTGGAGGATTCCAGAGGCTGGCTCAACCCACAATGGGATGAGCCCTGAGCCAGAGGCCGAAGAGCCCTTCCTGTCCCATGGTAGCTCCCTGCTGTCTCTGCATGTGGACCTGGGGCCTTCTATCCTGGATGATGTCCTCCAGATTATGGATCAGGACCTAGGCCGTGTGCAGATCCCTACATAA